GGCGGATTCGTGCCTTCAGCGCCGGATGCAGGTCCGCTCCGGCGCTGGCAATCCGTTTGGCAATCCTGTTCATGCCGAGGCGCGCCAGAATCCCCTCGTGTCGATGACTGCCTTCCCGGCCAGCTGCTCGGGGCGGATTTCCCGGAAGGAGTCGTGGTCCACGAGGAGGACGACGGCGTCGGCGGCAGCTACGGCGTCGTCGGTCACCACCGAGGTGACATTGGGCAGCGGGTCGAGTTCCTTCGGCAGCGTGGATCCGAGGAACGAGCGTCCCACCAGAATCCGGGCATTCGGGTTTGCGACGGCCAGCCGGCGGACAATTTCCACCGCGGGAGATTCCCGGGTGTCGTCAATGTTCGCCTTGAAGGCCAGTCCGAGGGTCGCGATGACCGGCGACTCGATGCCTGCCACGGCGGCCTCCACCTCGGCGATCACGTGGCCGGGCTTGGCGTCGTTGACCTCCCGGGCCGTGCGGATCAGGCGGGAATTCTCCGGGTCGGCGGACACAATGAACCACGGGTCGACGGCGATGCAGTGGCCGCCCACGCCGGGGCCGGGCTGCAGGATGTTCACGCGCGGATGGTGGTTGGCCAGCTCGATCAGGTTCCACACGTCGATGCCGAGGTTGTCGCTGATGACCGACAGCTCATTGGCGAACGCAATGTTCACGTCGCGGTACGCGTTCTCCACCAGTTTCGCCATCTCGGCGGTGGCTGCGTCGGTGAGGTGGATGCTGCCCTGGCAGAAGCTGCTGTACAGGCCCGCTGCGGCAGTTGCCGCCTGCGGCGTCAGTCCGCCGATGATGCGGTCGTTGGTGACCAGTTCGATCATGATCCGGCCGGGCAAGACCCGCTCCGGGCAGTGGGCGAACAGGACGGCGTCGCTGCCGCCGTTGGCGTTCGCAGCCAGGTCAGGGCGCAGCTCCAGAATGACGTCGGCCATCCGCCGCGTGGTGCCGGGGGGTGAGGTGGACTCCAGGATGACCAGGTTGCCGGGACGGATCCGGGCGGCAATGCTCCGGGCCGCCTGCTCGACGTACATCAGGTCTGCTGTCTTGTCGTCCCTGAAGGGCGTCGGCACCGCAACAATGTAGGCGTCGGCTTCCGGCATGGCGGTCTGCGCCCTCAGGTAGCCCTGGCTCACGGCGCCGGCCACGTGGACCCCCAGATCGGGTTCGACGAAGGGCACCCGGCCCTCGTTGACCGCTTCGACCGTGTAGTTATTGACGTCAACACCCACCACCTTCAGGCCCTTGCCGGCCAGGATGGCGGCGGTGGGCAGGCCGATGTAGCCGAGTCCGACGACCGCGACGGTGGCGATGTCCGTTGCTGCTTCGCCGGCGCTATAGGTCTGTGTGTTCACGTGGTCCCCCATAAAATCTCAGGTCGCCGGACGCCACCAGGGTGGCGTCGTCGATCTGCCAAGTATGCCCGGTTGCTTCCCGGACCTGAAAATAGTTGAAGCGGTCTGTGGAGTAGATGCGCTTGCCCGCCGCGGCGGCCTGGCGCAGGAAGCCGGTGTCCTCGCCCAGTCCCAGTGCGGGGAAGGGCAGCTCCAGGACCAGGCTCCGGCGGGCAACAATGGTGGGCCCCATGACGAAGTCCGTGTACCGGTGCTCCCGGTGGCCGAAGCGCAGCACCGTCGCGTTGGAGCTGCGCAGGTGCATGTAGTGCGCCTGCTTGCCCACAATGTCGGCTCCCGAATACGCGAGGGCGTGGAGCTGGTCGCTGAGGTAGTGGGGACCGTAGTGGTCGTCGTCGTCCATTTTGGCCACTACGTCTCCGGTCGCGGCGGCGGCGCACCGGTTCAGGCACTCCCCCAGGGACACGTCGCGGCCGGCGGCCAGCAGCTGCACCTTGGCCAGTCCGTGCGCGGCCTGGAGCCGCTCCAGCTGACCCGGTTCCAGGTCGAAACCGTGGGTGAGGAGCACCAGCTCGACGTCGACGCCCTCCTGGCGGGCGAGCGTGCGGAACACGCTCTCCAGCTGGTGCGGGCGGATGGTCGGCACCAGGGCCGAGACGGTGGGCCGCTGCAGCGGCCGGGTGCGGGCCGGAAGCGCGGCCGCGAGGACCGTTTCGGCCCGGTGCGCGTAGGTGTGCTGCTCCCAGATGCGGCGCTGGGCCCGGTGGACGGTGCGGTCGTTGTACTCCGGGTTGCTCGCCAGGCCGCGGCTCAGCGCCGCCGCTTCCTCCCGGGTGCGTGCCACCGGAACTTCCGTCGGAGCGAAGAACTGTGCCACGGCGTCGCTGGGCGTGCTGACCACGGGAGTGCCGGCGGCACTGATTTCAAAGATCCGCCGGGCGCACATGCTCGGGGAGTCCACCACCG
This genomic interval from Arthrobacter sp. zg-Y820 contains the following:
- a CDS encoding glycosyltransferase → MRVLNDLRTGLWHLRAGGPAQVRDWKIRSRAERGFADPANARGVEAGWIGRGANRRLSIPAATLPPPSPRRSDLTVGVILDEFSAMAFAYEWNTVALDPAAWQRQLTDSGAELVFIESAWAGNNRLWRGKLAGPAGPAPELVQLLQWCREQGIPTVFWNKEDPPHYEDFLPAAALFDHVFTSDVRRVPFYRQDLGHENVAVLPFAAQPAIHNPVRPRHGRHSRDIAFAGMYFAHKYPERREQMDLLLGGAMDASAKLPTGLEIFSRKLGGDSNYQFPAPLDSRVVGSLSYPQMLSAYKAYKVFLNVNSVVDSPSMCARRIFEISAAGTPVVSTPSDAVAQFFAPTEVPVARTREEAAALSRGLASNPEYNDRTVHRAQRRIWEQHTYAHRAETVLAAALPARTRPLQRPTVSALVPTIRPHQLESVFRTLARQEGVDVELVLLTHGFDLEPGQLERLQAAHGLAKVQLLAAGRDVSLGECLNRCAAAATGDVVAKMDDDDHYGPHYLSDQLHALAYSGADIVGKQAHYMHLRSSNATVLRFGHREHRYTDFVMGPTIVARRSLVLELPFPALGLGEDTGFLRQAAAAGKRIYSTDRFNYFQVREATGHTWQIDDATLVASGDLRFYGGPREHTDL
- the wecC gene encoding UDP-N-acetyl-D-mannosamine dehydrogenase: MNTQTYSAGEAATDIATVAVVGLGYIGLPTAAILAGKGLKVVGVDVNNYTVEAVNEGRVPFVEPDLGVHVAGAVSQGYLRAQTAMPEADAYIVAVPTPFRDDKTADLMYVEQAARSIAARIRPGNLVILESTSPPGTTRRMADVILELRPDLAANANGGSDAVLFAHCPERVLPGRIMIELVTNDRIIGGLTPQAATAAAGLYSSFCQGSIHLTDAATAEMAKLVENAYRDVNIAFANELSVISDNLGIDVWNLIELANHHPRVNILQPGPGVGGHCIAVDPWFIVSADPENSRLIRTAREVNDAKPGHVIAEVEAAVAGIESPVIATLGLAFKANIDDTRESPAVEIVRRLAVANPNARILVGRSFLGSTLPKELDPLPNVTSVVTDDAVAAADAVVLLVDHDSFREIRPEQLAGKAVIDTRGFWRASA